A segment of the Agarivorans albus genome:
CTTGCTTCCACCCCAAATGGCTGAACGTGCTGCCGACGTTGGAGTGAGTAAAGCCACCAAAGATCCGCTTAAAGCATTTTTACTTGCCCTTACTGCTGGCGCACATATCGGCATAGCCTTTGTTTTTTATACCACTGTAACCACTGGTGCGGGAGATTTTCCTTGGGGTTTTACCCGTTTAATCGGCGGTATGGCATTTAGCTTAGGCCTGATTTTTGTGATTATTACCGGTGGTGAATTGTTTACCAGCTCTGTATTGACGCTGGTGGCAAGAGCCAGCGGTAAAATCTCATGGAAAAGCTTATGTGTTAATTGGTCATTGGTTTACTTAGGTAATTTGGCTGGTGCTTTTGTCTTAGTTTCGCTAATGCTAATGACCAAGCAATATACTTTTGCCGAAGGAGAGGTAGGTATCAATACCATGCGTATTGCCCAGCACAAGCTGCATCATGATTTTTTTCAAGCAGTTGCCTTGGGCATTATGTGTAATGTGTTGGTATGTATCGCAGTATGGATGACGTTTAGCGCCCGCAGTTTAACAGACAAGGTAATGGTGATGATTCTGCCGGTAGCAATGTTTGTCTCGGCGGGCTTTGAGCACTGTATTGCCAATATGTTCCAAGTACCTATGGCCATTGGCATTAAAAATCTTGCTGGCCCCGAGTTTTGGCAAGCAACTGGCTTAAGCCCAGCAGACTTTGCCGATCTCACTTTTGGCAACTTCTTCATCAATAATTTAATTCCGGTCACTCTCGGTAACATCATTGGCGGAGGGGTATTTGTGGGGTTAGGTTATTGGCTCATTTATCTACGAAAGCCCGATTAACCGCGTTTGTTGCATCGTTAGGGTGCGATTGTTGAGCACTTAACTAAGC
Coding sequences within it:
- the focA gene encoding formate transporter FocA, with protein sequence MSQFDSLLPPQMAERAADVGVSKATKDPLKAFLLALTAGAHIGIAFVFYTTVTTGAGDFPWGFTRLIGGMAFSLGLIFVIITGGELFTSSVLTLVARASGKISWKSLCVNWSLVYLGNLAGAFVLVSLMLMTKQYTFAEGEVGINTMRIAQHKLHHDFFQAVALGIMCNVLVCIAVWMTFSARSLTDKVMVMILPVAMFVSAGFEHCIANMFQVPMAIGIKNLAGPEFWQATGLSPADFADLTFGNFFINNLIPVTLGNIIGGGVFVGLGYWLIYLRKPD